A region of the Salmo trutta chromosome 40, fSalTru1.1, whole genome shotgun sequence genome:
ATAGCATACCAAAATctatttatatccctctataaCACACAACACTCATCGCTGTACTACGTAAGTCGTTTCTTtttgttggtatctgtactttactttaatatttgtatttttgacaacttttacttcactacattcataaagaaaatattttactccatacactttccctgacaaccaaaagtactcagtacatgtttaatgcttagcgggacaggaaaattgtcaaatgcTGAAGTTTAACAAGAGAACACGTgctcatccctactacctctggtCTGAATGACACGCTaaacacaaatatatattttgtaaataatttctgagtgttggagtatgcccctggcaaattgtgccatctgctttgcataaggaattttaaattatttataatttttcttttacttttgatacttaagtatattttagcaattacatttacttttgatacttaggtatatttaaaaccaaatacgttTAGACTTTtacattcacttttacttgagtgacTTAATATTAAGgcatctatacttttactcaagtgtgacaattgggtactttttccaccactgcatagcGGGAATATTAATCTAGACCTACAAATCCTAATCGTTGGGAATGCAGATGGGAGACTCCTGATCAGAATACCAAgcaggcagccattgcgagtggagtttaccagtcaaattgctagggttagaggttccaaattcgttcaaatgttatatttcaaTAGTACATCCACCACCACAGAGTGGCAGTAGCTAGCTTtggtcacagtcacacacacataaattGTTAACTTGCTAATGCCGAAGAAGAGATGTACCTTTCCGGCTGTGTCGTTTTGGTCGCAACGGTTCCACTTTCCACACGTGTTCAACCAGGTGCACTTGTTTTTCTTTACGAGTTTTATCATATTTGATTTACGTAGCCtgctagctagcaggctagctaggctatttgggtgaactatcacATGTTATGTagccgctagctagctagctatagtagctagctagttatcccAAAATTGATCACACTTGTGCGCGTATGTACGAAAAAGTCAACTTGTGTTTTCATATGCACGTATTTTGCTAATCGAATTATGGTAACTAGTTAACGTTACATAGCTGCTAACGTTCATGCCTATGCATGCTGTCACATTTTAGGAAACAATGGAAAGACATTAATATTGTCTTTCTGTTACAGATAGAGAAAACAGGTTATGCTGTAGCCACCATGCTGAGGACTTCAACATCCACCGAACAAGGGGCAAGTGAGAATTCCATATTGCTTGAGATGTCTCGAATATCCCCTCTTCTATTTGAAGACACTCCTGAATTAATCTCATCAGTGGCACCTGATACAGTCGAGGGATGCAAAAAAgccaaaagaagaagaaaaagactaAAGCACAATCTGAACAGGGACCAGAAGAACCAGCAATTGAGCATAATCAAAAGGATGGTCATCAGTTGACAGTAGAGAAAATGGGTGAAGAACCTAAACATAAAGAGCAAACGGTGACCGAGCTGGAAgtggtggagaaagagaggaagaaactCAAAAAAAGAAAGCAAGAGAAGCAGCTAAATGTTGTTCAAGATGAAATGGAGGTACCAGATCCTGAGGAACAAACTGCTGGGAAAACAAAGAAAAAGTCAAAGAATCTTCCAACACAACAGGTGGAAGCGGAGGGAGTGACTGCTGATGAGAAGAATATGAATAGCCGGAAGAAAAAGAGAAGACATAATGACATTGAGCCAGAACCGGGGATAGACTGTGTCCTCTCAAAGGCTGCAGTAGATGTTTCAGCTGTAACTGCACCAGATGAGGCCAGAAAGAGGAAGAAGAAGCACAAGAACAGACAAACAGAACTTGAAGAGGGAGCAGAAAGCCGGACAGTTTCAAGAACAGCAGATGATCCAGAAATCATAGAACTGCACACTGAAACAGTCAAGAGAGGTAAAAGTATGGTAACTGAGGCAGAGGAGAATGTAAAAGAGAAGAGGAAACGAAAGaaaaaacacagagagagtgaaCTGAATGATTGTCCAGATAAAGCAGACCTTCCAGGTATAAAAGAACAAACTGAAAGAAAATTGAAGTCAAAGAGGTCGAAAACAGATGGAGGGTCTACAGCTGTGGAGGGCAGCGGGAGAAAGAAAAAACACAGCAGAGAGTCAGACAAGGGACTGGACAGTGTCCACTCTGCAGCAGATGGTTTGGATTTAGCTGTTCCAAATGACCACAGGACTCATGATGCTGGAACAAACGGTGAGACAGAGGAGGGTGCCCATTCAGTCATGGTTGAGACAGGGACCCAACACAACAAACCCAGCCTAAAGGAAGAAACTCTATGGTGAGTAGAAGGAAACCTGGTTCACTTGTATTGAAGTGTGAATCTAGCATATTTTGAAAGAGTGATTTCCTAAGTGAACACAACCATTGACAGTAGGGCAATTCCACAATAAGtgtgatgctgagactcagattttatTTTAATGTATGCTCAACAAAAAATAATGTTTGAGAAGTTAAACGAACCATACAACTCTAGGCACAATGATAACTTTTAACCATTTCCcctgaacattttacaaacacTCATTTAAGCTACTtgttgaacagtgcagatgcaaataTTGGTTACAGGAGGAGGGCACCAGGTGCACAAACcctcattctgttaccaaaatttGAACCTGCACTGTTTTTCaactaaatgtgtttttgtaaaattttcTGTGGAactttaactttgcaatcattggtttttgtttgacattttaaaaTTGAAATCTGAGTCCCCGCATCACTCTGTTACTGTGGAGTCGCCCAGAGGCATTTGCTGGTGAAAACCAGATGTTTTGTGAATGCGGTGTACCAGAATTTAATTTAGAATTTTCGCCCCTCACAATGCTACAGTGTGGACGACTGGCATGCTCTGAAGGATCTCAAAGAGTTCATTCCCAATGTTGAGTCAAAGTCGGTTGACGAGATCAATAAGATGATAAAGTATGATCTTGATCGATTCAAGGAATTCCGAAGACGAGGTAAGTCTATTCTTGAGTCACTCATGGTTCAATATTTTAGAGTGTTTATCACGCTGTTATGTAATATTGTAGCAATGATATGTAAGATTTTACTGTGTTTAGAGATGAGACTGAATTGTATCATTTGTTTTATCATTTTAGACCTAATCAGTTAAACCCATGTGGAATGTTCTGTTGTTCCTAGGCCTTTCCCTGCGAAGTGGAAGATTCAATGCACAGGAGAACGAACAACTCAAGAGTAACGTCTACGACTTCCTGGCTCTCACTGGGATTCAGAGTGGCTCTATGCTCTTCCATCCACAGCGCTTCAAAGGGGAAGAAGGAAATATCAAGAAATTGAAGCGGCAGCACAGATTCCATGAAAGAATAGGTGTGTCATCTTGTAGCCAGGTTCATTCGATTAGAGAACTTTATCTGACACAACAAGTTTTATCGACATTACATCCCTGTTCTTCAGCATTGTCTACAGTGGTCCAAAAAATATGCTTAGGAATTTCCCAGAAAACTGATCTCACCTCTTCCTAACCTGTTGTTCCAGCTGAAGGAATACCCAGGCCTTGGCATCAAGTCTATATACGTGGGAGGAAATTATTTGATGGCAGCAACTACAAGGGCAGGTGAGACGGGGCTAGTTACTATAAGGAAATAAACGGCTATGATGGCTATACATTATGTTgcctctatatacagtgtacGAAAGTATAGTAATATTGAATTTACATTTTCTTTAGTGTTCACAACTGTGCTCTTGTTCTGATATGAACCACTTTATGGTTTGCTAACATTTGCAGACACATTGAGGCACTTTGAATGCTTATTTCCTTGATTTCCTTACCAAAGGTTCACCGAAGAAGAACTTCACTCTTTGAAGAAACTGCAGACGTTGCACGGCAACAAGTGGGCGACGATCTCGCAGTTGACTGGCCGGAGCGAATCGTCCCTAGAGAAACGTTTCGCTCAAATGTGTAAGTCGTTGGGAACTGGACTCCGCATAAGGTGACTGACTCATCGCCAGtgtccgtccccccccccccagcgccTTAGTTATTGTTTTTGTCTTGTTGATGAAACGGAAGAGAGGAATATCCAGCATCGTGGTAAAATGTTTTATTACAGTACATATTCTGCAGTTCTATCACGCGTGCAATGATGGCCGAAGGAAAATAACTGTGGTGTGTTtgaagtaacttctttgttgttgttgtaatatcccaaacAAATGTGGCAGTTTCACCAAGTACTGATTACAGCTTTAATATATTGACTCTGACATCCTTGCCGGACATCCTGCTCCACTTATCTTTTTGGGGAAAATGGTTGTTAGCTTTGTATGACCTGGGGCAATGCTCCCGCTTCGTTTGGTGTGTATTTCTCAGCTGCAAACAAAGGTGCGTGGACCGAGGAAGAACTGAAAAGACTAATGGAAGCTGTGCGGAAGCACCTGGTGGGACAGGCAGAGCCTGGCAGTGGACCAGCCACCATCAGGAAAGAGAAGCTGTACAGCAACATCCCCTGGAGAGATGTGTGCCAGACGGTTGAAACGCGCCACTGGTTGCAGTGTCGAATAAAATGGTGGGCAGGGGGTTTGAGGAGTaattttacaaaataaacaattcTCATTGAATTGTTTACACAAACGTTCAGATTCAGAACTTTTGTCTGACTTTTTAGACTTTGTCTTTGATCCTATTTTTCCAGGTTGGCTGTTTTGAAGCACAAAATGGCGTATGGACAACCAGTATTCAATGGCGGCACAAATTCCTTACAGGGCAAAGTGGATTTGATCAAAGCGTAAGTGTGTTTATTTCCATTCAATCTATGCGATGGAGAATCTGTTTTTTGCTACTTTGTTTTAAGATTTATTAGCCCAGTCTAGTGACGTTGACTTGGACCTTTCTGAACTGTTGTGATACACAGGACAAAAGGTAGACTTTTGGGCCTGATATCTGCATGTGAAACTGATGCATGGTGAATTTTTAACCATGTCATTTTTGACCTTTCAGGTTGAATGCAATGCAGATAGAAGATGCTGCAGATATCGACTGGGAAGAAATTGCTTACATAATTGGGTAAGAGGTTATTAAACACAGATTGTTGTTTTAGACAATGTGTCATGGATGACCTTGTGTTTGACATTTTCACTGAGGGAGGTTTGTATGGTGTTAGTATTCACTTTTAGGATTGTTTAAGTCTCTGAAAACAACGCTGAGATCAATGCATGACAAAGCCTTTCCAAATGTTTTCCATCTTCTAGGAGTGTGATGTACGTTTTTGTAATGCAGTGCTATGTGCTAACATTTGTATGTATTTCATTTAAGGAATGTCACGCCGCGCTACGTACAGACACACTACTACAGGCTAAAGGTAGCCAACGTTCCGTTGTGGGAGAGCATGTCCTTCTGTGGTAGGTGTAAGCTACTGTCATAAACACACTTATTTTACAGAGTAGGGCAGTCCCACTCCTTTTGTATTTGTTGTTTATTGGACAGGACAGAAAGTGCGAAGTAGAGGAGCGCTAGAGGACTGGGTCAGATTCAAACCCAGGATCACAGCGGTAGTACACAGTACCTGGGAGCTCGAGGCAGCGGCTTAGACCACTGGACCGCCCAATAAGCTCTATCGCTAGGTTTTTAGCATTTTGTTAGAATAGTTACGTGTGAATCACTATGATCAGTGACGACattgtttacattttattttaccttaatttaactaggcaagtcagttaagaacaaattcttattttcaatggcggcctaggaacagggccagaaggacagatttttaccttgtcagctcagggattcgatcttgcaacctttctgttactggcccaacgctctaaccactaggctacctgccgccccagacaTAAAGGGAGAGGAAATGTTGCTATGTCCCCCTTGACCGTACTATTTAAATATATTGATACTTTGGGGAAGAGAGCTTTGACATAGTCCCAAATCacacctattccctataaagtgcactccttttgaccatgGTCAAAAatagcacactatatagggactagagTGCCGTTTGGCACGCACATGGTTTGCTGGAACCATTTAATCTCTTATGTATTTTCTTTTCAGAGATCATCGACTACCTCAACAGTAGAGTTCTCCCCAAATTTGAAGAGCGCCTCCAAGTTCGGGTAAAATCAGGAGAGGTGGTGTCCAGAAACGATCCTCAAgagctcttcctcctctctgagATCTTTGATAATGAGGACAGCGACTACTACAGCGAGGTTCAGAACAGTTGATGAAAACAAAGCACATGGACCTTGCTTAAGGTCCCTGTGGGGGTAGCTGTCTGCCCCTCTGTCCCAAAATTAAGGATTCAGCTCGTTCATTGTGGTTATTGACGATCAACTTATTtgtaattaaatgttaatttggtTTTCTGTAAGACATTACAATGTCATCACCCCATAACGATTCACTTAGaatttttggagggggggggggatatggTGACCAGTTGTAATTATTTTGTGCGTTTGCAAAATCTGACAATGCCATTTTTACAGGTTCTTTTCTATTTTTGAGAATAAATGGCTTCTAGTTGCTCAGTCTTGATTGGCCGGTCTTCATCCATTGCGAGCGTGTTTATGAAAATCACTAAACCAAAACCTCTTAGCTATTGACTAAAATGAACAGAGCTGACAACTGGTGTCGGGCATCATACATTCTATTTAGTTATGTGAATGTATTTGACTGCTTCCAGTTGTGCTTTGTTGAAGCTTTTCTGTTTCTGTCCACTGTCGGCATGTTTGATAGACATGACATACCCTTGGGGTCGTTATGGAAACCCAGTCTGCACAAGATTCTCAAACAGGAATATCTGAACTCTGCTCAACAGGGCATTGTACAGAAGCAAAGAAATCCATGTCCCATTAATTACAAATGTAGTAATGTACTGCTAAAGAAACATGGGCTAACAGTATTAAGTGTGTAAGAAAAGGAAATTACATGATTCTCTCTTCCAGAAACAGCAATAGTGTGAAGATATTATCTATCACAAATTGGTATCCATGGGCAGTCTAACAgttgaaaggggatacctagttagttgcACAAATGAGTCAAAGGCTttgggtgaagttgcccctagggGAAACCTCACCCTGGAGTGGTTCAGACACACAGATCAGCCATGGCCCGTTCAAGGGGATCACTGCTCCAGTACCCATGGTCCCAGCCCAAGAACCAGCCAGTGAATGTGGGAGGCTCATGACCTTGCTTTAACTTCACTATGGGTGTACTGCTATCCCGCTTGGTAGGGTCCGTCTCTATGTAACAAACCGCTGACCACAGAACAGGAAATATGCAAGAGGAgtgaggaaaaaaaacatttaatttaacgGCACATTTAAGTTCACATCGGCACTTTTATCAGGTAATTATGTGATCTTGTTTTAAACCCACCATTGCTTACCTGAGGCTATACCCTCTGTCTTCTCATGAGCTTCACCTCCGATCCAAACAAAGATCTGAAGGGTACATGGAAAATGTTTAGCGAATCAACAGGGGTGCATTATTGGCAACAACAAAACAGGCACGTTCAGCAGGATGCAACGTCTCGGAACATTCAGATCTAAAtatgctatgtagaacaaacaaGCCCCACTGACATGTGGAATAAGGAATCGCATTGGTTCTTTCATGGGATTTCTACAATGTTCGGCTATGGAACGTGGCCCTGGTTGCACCTTGACAATCCCTCTACTAGTCACCCGTTCCCAGGTGTCCAAGAGCATGACATCATCTGGGGCCAGGTCTTCTTGTGTCATCTCCCCAGGCACCTCTTCAATCTGTGGAAATAGTATTGTGGCATTTTGACAACGGGCCAGGTCAGTGCACATTCAGGAGGACAAGGAAATGGTTTCCCACACTTACGTATAAAATGTGGATCAAAGGCTATTTCATTCGCAGAGGAAACTGAATTTGTCCAAACGTATATTCAaatcatgtcaaaaatgtaaacaGGAATGCAGCAAAGTAAGCTGGAAAATGCTATACTACAGTTATAACAGGGCAGACTCGCAACGAACTGGCCAGTTTTGTTGGAGCAGGCAAACAGGCGGTG
Encoded here:
- the LOC115180588 gene encoding transcription termination factor 1, whose amino-acid sequence is MQKSQKKKKKTKAQSEQGPEEPAIEHNQKDGHQLTVEKMGEEPKHKEQTVTELEVVEKERKKLKKRKQEKQLNVVQDEMEVPDPEEQTAGKTKKKSKNLPTQQVEAEGVTADEKNMNSRKKKRRHNDIEPEPGIDCVLSKAAVDVSAVTAPDEARKRKKKHKNRQTELEEGAESRTVSRTADDPEIIELHTETVKRGKSMVTEAEENVKEKRKRKKKHRESELNDCPDKADLPGIKEQTERKLKSKRSKTDGGSTAVEGSGRKKKHSRESDKGLDSVHSAADGLDLAVPNDHRTHDAGTNGETEEGAHSVMVETGTQHNKPSLKEETLCVDDWHALKDLKEFIPNVESKSVDEINKMIKYDLDRFKEFRRRGLSLRSGRFNAQENEQLKSNVYDFLALTGIQSGSMLFHPQRFKGEEGNIKKLKRQHRFHERIAEGIPRPWHQVYIRGRKLFDGSNYKGRFTEEELHSLKKLQTLHGNKWATISQLTGRSESSLEKRFAQMSANKGAWTEEELKRLMEAVRKHLVGQAEPGSGPATIRKEKLYSNIPWRDVCQTVETRHWLQCRIKWLAVLKHKMAYGQPVFNGGTNSLQGKVDLIKALNAMQIEDAADIDWEEIAYIIGNVTPRYVQTHYYRLKVANVPLWESMSFCEIIDYLNSRVLPKFEERLQVRVKSGEVVSRNDPQELFLLSEIFDNEDSDYYSEVQNS